In Acidimicrobiales bacterium, one DNA window encodes the following:
- a CDS encoding glycosyltransferase family 4 protein, producing the protein MVRHLLVTNDFPPKVGGIQAYLWELWRRLPADEVTVLTTPYQGAAEFDAQQAFRVDRAREPVLLPRPGMARRIDRLADEVGAELVVIDPALPLGWVGPSLRHPYAVVLHGAEVAVPGRLPISSQALARVVRNARFVIGAGQYAVAEAERSAGRRLASLHVPPGVDTERFSPLDESQRVAARRRFGVEPDAPLIVGVSRLVPRKGFDVLIEAAAQLEPRHPGLRVLIGGAGRDRKRLEKRAASSGAPVEFLGRFDEADKPAVYGMADVSAMLCRVRWGGLEQEGFGIVFLEAAAAGVPQVAGQSGGAAEAVEHGVTGLVVDRPSNAGDVVAALDLLLVDRALRRQMGAAARQRAVEEFSYDKLAATLHHGLEAGLRGRLDVD; encoded by the coding sequence GTGGTTCGCCATCTTCTGGTCACCAACGACTTCCCGCCCAAGGTCGGCGGGATCCAGGCGTATCTGTGGGAGCTGTGGCGCCGTCTGCCGGCCGACGAGGTGACGGTTCTGACAACCCCCTACCAAGGGGCTGCTGAATTCGACGCTCAGCAGGCCTTCCGAGTCGACCGGGCCCGAGAGCCTGTGTTGCTGCCTCGTCCGGGCATGGCCAGGCGAATCGACCGTCTGGCCGACGAGGTGGGTGCCGAGTTGGTGGTGATCGACCCGGCCCTGCCCCTCGGTTGGGTAGGGCCATCGCTTCGCCACCCCTATGCCGTGGTGCTCCACGGTGCCGAGGTGGCCGTGCCTGGCCGGTTGCCCATCAGCTCGCAGGCCCTGGCCCGCGTCGTTCGCAACGCCCGATTCGTCATAGGGGCGGGGCAATATGCGGTAGCCGAGGCCGAACGCAGTGCCGGCCGTCGGCTCGCATCGCTGCATGTGCCGCCCGGCGTCGACACCGAACGCTTCTCTCCTCTCGACGAATCCCAACGCGTGGCCGCGCGCCGCCGGTTCGGTGTCGAGCCCGATGCCCCCCTGATCGTGGGGGTCAGTCGTCTCGTGCCCCGCAAGGGATTCGACGTGTTGATCGAGGCCGCAGCGCAGTTGGAGCCGCGACACCCGGGGCTCCGCGTCCTGATCGGAGGCGCCGGTCGCGATCGCAAACGCCTCGAGAAGCGGGCTGCCTCGTCGGGGGCACCGGTCGAGTTCCTGGGCCGTTTCGACGAGGCCGACAAGCCTGCGGTCTACGGCATGGCCGACGTGTCGGCGATGCTGTGTCGGGTCAGATGGGGTGGCCTCGAACAAGAGGGCTTCGGAATCGTGTTCCTCGAAGCGGCGGCGGCCGGAGTGCCACAGGTGGCGGGCCAAAGCGGCGGCGCAGCCGAAGCGGTCGAACACGGGGTCACAGGTCTGGTCGTAGACCGACCGTCCAACGCGGGCGACGTAGTGGCGGCCCTGGACCTGCTCTTGGTCGACCGCGCCTTGCGGCGCCAGATGGGAGCGGCGGCCAGGCAGCGGGCGGTCGAGGAGTTCTCATACGACAAGCTGGCGGCCACACTGCACCATGGGCTCGAAGCAGGTCTCAGGGGTCGGCTCGATGTCGACTGA